Proteins encoded together in one Astatotilapia calliptera chromosome 7, fAstCal1.2, whole genome shotgun sequence window:
- the LOC113026630 gene encoding very long-chain acyl-CoA synthetase-like isoform X5 produces the protein MLVWTVCAALIVCGVLLRHPYLFQDVQYVLAKIKRRRFVLKCMQTNYSILDRFLDLVKTQPQKTLIYFKDEMFTYREADVLSNRAARAFLQAGCVKEGDAVALFLGNQPMFLWLWLGLLKIGCPGALLNSNIRSKSLLHCLNCSGATTLVASEELLDAVKEVLPHLHEQQITVFILADRCETAGVESFIDKMNQASSEPISKELRSHLTMQSPAAYIYTSGTTGLPKAAVVTYSKVWNFSLLLATTGVNSKDVIYDTLPLYHSTGLLVFTGAVERGIPVVLRSKFSASQFWDDCRKYNVTVIQYIGEIMRYLCNTPQKLSDKNHKVRLAVGNGIRADVWWDFVRRFGEIQIREFYGATEGNFALLNYSSKMGALGRHTFLHKMFFPYAVIKYDADKGEPLRDSSGFCMEVEKGEPGLLVTEITAKAPFTGYVTDLNQTEKKKLHNVFKKGDLYFNTGDLLRIDEDNFMYFHDRVGDTFRWKGENVATAEVADILVLTDCVKEANVYGVKVPGSTTSLATGRVKVRSFTLMSADLMCPSGLGWTLEMRPTSQEARGS, from the exons ATGTTGGTCTGGACGGTGTGTGCAGCCTTGATTGTATGTGGCGTTTTACTCCGCCATCCTTATCTCTTCCAGGATGTCCAGTACGTGCTTGcgaaaataaaaagaaggcgCTTTGTATTAAAGTGCATGCAGACTAATTACTCAATCCTGGACCGCTTTTTAGACTTGGTGAAGACGCAGCCGCAAAagactttaatttattttaaagatgaAATGTTCACGTACCGGGAAGCAGATGTCCTGAGCAACAGAGCTGCGAGAGCGTTTCTGCAGGCTGGATGCGTAAAGGAAGGAGACGCGGTGGCGCTGTTCCTGGGGAACCAGCCGATGTTCCTGTGGCTCTGGTTGGGTTTGCTGAAGATTGGATGTCCCGGAGCTTTGCTCAACTCCAACATCAGATCCAAGTCTCTGCTACACTGCCTCAACTGCAGTGGAGCCACAACTCTGGTAGCATCTGAAG AGTTGTTGGATGCAGTGAAGGAGGTGCTGCCCCATCTGCATGAACAGCAGATCACTGTTTTCATCTTAGCTGACAGGTGTGAAACTGCAGGTGTGGAAAGCTTCATTGATAAAATGAATCAGGCTTCCTCTGAGCCTATATCCAAGGAGTTAAGGTCCCATTTAACCATGCAGAGTCCAGCAGCCTACATATACACGTCAGGGACAACAG GTCTCCCTAAGGCAGCTGTGGTCACTTACAGCAAAGTGTGGAACTTTTCTTTACTTCTGGCTACAACAGGAGTGAACTCCAAAGATGTGATTTATGATACCCTCCCGCTTTATCACAGTACTGGCCTCCTTGTCTTCACTGGAGCTGTTGAAAGAG GTATTCCTGTTGTTCTGAGGAGTAAGTTTTCTGCTTCCCAGTTCTGGGACGACTGCAGAAAATATAATGTCACCGTCATACAGTACATAGGTGAAATTATGCGTTATCTCTGCAACACTCCACAG AAACTCAGtgataaaaaccacaaagtcaGACTTGCAGTAGGCAACGGGATCAGAGCAGATGTTTGGTGGGACTTTGTGAGACGATTTGGGGAAATTCAAATCAGAGAATTTTACGGAGCAACTGAGGGAAACTTTGCTCTGTTGAATTATAGCAGCAAGATGGGAGCTCTTGGGCGACACACCTTCCTGCACAAG atGTTTTTTCCATATGCTGTGATCAAATATGATGCAGACAAAGGAGAGCCTTTGAGGGATTCTTCTGGTTTCTGCATGGAGGTTGAGAAAG GTGAACCTGGACTTCTGGTGACTGAAATAACAGCCAAAGCTCCATTCACTGGTTATGTGACAGACTTGAATCAAACTGAGAAAAAGAAGCTGCACAACGTCTTCAAGAAAGGTGATCTGTACTTCAACACTGGCGACCTGCTGCGCATCGATGAGGATAATTTCATGTACTTCCACGATCGTGTTGGCGACACATTCAG ATGGAAAGGGGAGAACGTAGCTACAGCTGAGGTGGCCGACATCCTTGTGCTGACTGACTGTGTTAAAGAAGCCAATGTTTACGGAGTCAAAGTGCCAG GCAGTACCACCAGCCTCGCCACAGGTCGGGTGAAGGTCCGGTCCTTCACCTTGATGTCAGCAGACCTGATGTGCCCGTCGGGACTGGGGTGGACTTTGGAGATGCGGCCCACGAGCCAGGAAGCGCGAGGCAGCTGA